In Planctomycetia bacterium, one DNA window encodes the following:
- a CDS encoding alkaline phosphatase family protein: MTPRTVRINSLCPVHVACVGALLWSALLGAGCNPQREIHLNLGPTVRRPPAAVVLFFVDGMDLQTMELLRTTGQLPNIDHLFEDNGIEVQHAVTSIPAVTYANTVSLFTGCFPGTHGIVGNTWFDPRDLRAVDYITLRDYLTVNQDFTHKTIYEMLDDRLTFNVHCPTRRGAAVTLDNPVLKGAAFAVQRYANVDELVGGTIEEVGWVAWYEKRWPELLVHYFPGVDEIGHTYGANSHEYREALRNIDRQIGRVVRAVQREKVADRVYFILTSDHGHVPADPERVIDLTAFLKDRCRLRVATTADAPAVITAASREARRAALEPFDAFLVDASHRHGVIHLRDHDGWGRRPALDRIQHVLFPGGEFSGPPDLCRIRGIALLCHADGPDRVRIYSRRESAVIERRLPASDPDKPEHATLAEYRIAPDAAGRVPDPLRYRRHGLADFLTAGWHGSRDWLAATADTEFPDFVPQIVEYFDSVRAGDVVVFTSGDYAFTGHHAGNHGSAVRRDLRIPMFFAGPGLKGDAEIPCARIVDVVPTILQMLGRDDRLEDLPPIDGVGLLPQLQTAVDR; the protein is encoded by the coding sequence ATGACGCCGCGAACGGTTCGAATCAACTCGTTATGTCCTGTGCACGTGGCCTGCGTCGGGGCGCTGCTCTGGAGCGCGCTGCTCGGGGCGGGTTGCAACCCCCAGCGCGAAATCCATTTGAACCTCGGACCGACGGTTCGCAGACCGCCCGCCGCCGTTGTGCTTTTCTTTGTTGACGGGATGGATCTCCAGACCATGGAACTGCTGCGCACGACGGGGCAGCTTCCCAATATCGATCACCTGTTTGAGGACAACGGCATCGAAGTGCAACACGCCGTCACGTCCATCCCGGCGGTTACGTATGCCAACACCGTGTCACTCTTCACCGGGTGCTTCCCCGGCACACACGGCATCGTCGGCAACACCTGGTTTGACCCGCGCGATCTGCGTGCCGTCGATTACATCACCCTGCGCGATTATCTCACCGTGAACCAGGATTTTACGCACAAGACCATCTATGAAATGCTCGACGACCGGCTGACCTTTAACGTTCACTGCCCCACGCGACGCGGCGCGGCCGTCACACTGGATAATCCCGTGCTCAAGGGCGCCGCCTTCGCCGTCCAGCGCTACGCCAACGTCGACGAACTGGTCGGCGGCACGATCGAGGAAGTCGGCTGGGTCGCCTGGTACGAGAAACGCTGGCCCGAGCTGCTCGTGCACTACTTCCCCGGCGTCGATGAAATCGGCCATACCTACGGCGCTAACAGTCACGAATACCGCGAGGCACTGCGCAACATCGACCGGCAGATCGGCCGCGTGGTGCGCGCCGTGCAGCGCGAGAAAGTCGCCGATCGCGTGTATTTCATTCTGACCAGCGATCACGGGCATGTCCCGGCCGACCCCGAGCGTGTAATCGACCTGACGGCTTTTCTTAAGGATCGTTGCAGGCTCCGCGTAGCCACCACGGCCGATGCGCCCGCGGTCATCACCGCCGCGTCGCGGGAGGCGCGCCGCGCTGCGCTGGAGCCGTTCGATGCTTTCCTGGTGGACGCCTCGCATCGGCATGGCGTGATCCATCTCCGCGATCATGACGGCTGGGGGAGACGACCCGCGCTGGATCGAATCCAGCACGTGCTCTTCCCCGGCGGCGAGTTCTCCGGGCCACCGGACTTGTGCCGAATTCGGGGCATCGCGCTCCTGTGCCATGCCGACGGACCGGATCGCGTGCGTATTTACTCCCGCCGCGAGTCCGCCGTCATCGAACGACGCCTTCCCGCATCGGACCCCGACAAGCCCGAACACGCGACGCTCGCCGAGTACCGCATCGCTCCGGACGCCGCCGGCCGCGTCCCCGACCCCCTGCGCTATCGCCGTCACGGCCTGGCCGATTTTCTCACTGCCGGCTGGCACGGCTCGCGCGACTGGCTCGCGGCGACGGCCGACACCGAGTTCCCCGATTTCGTTCCGCAGATCGTCGAGTATTTCGATTCGGTGCGAGCGGGCGACGTCGTCGTCTTCACCTCCGGGGACTATGCCTTCACCGGCCACCACGCCGGCAATCACGGCTCGGCCGTCCGGCGTGACCTGCGCATCCCGATGTTCTTCGCCGGTCCGGGGCTGAAGGGCGACGCCGAAATCCCCTGCGCCCGCATCGTCGATGTCGTGCCGACGATTCTTCAGATGCTCGGTCGCGACGATCGACTGGAAGACCTGCCGCCGATCGACGGCGTCGGCCTGCTGCCGCAGCTTCAGACCGCTGTGGACCGTTGA
- a CDS encoding TlpA family protein disulfide reductase, whose translation MYARRPYWRAATCIALLLGIGLVRVGAQAQDSSRAAPAVTTGLPSLSGTGWFNVDKPLTWERLRGRPVLVEFWATWCAPCVANIPVLCKLQDTCREQGLVIIGITHEPPERLETTLQRRNANYAICAGQPETHNSFVRSIPYAMFVNPSGEVVWQGFPDDLENRVRTWMKTSGVRNADSLIVPEARTWKPVSRPRGAAAFDTARLIELTEKLVAKADSISPKDIGPLYEFYWRNLPRTDWKGDSSARYESIRYACILTKALKSTGNSAAMESMRRECFARIAGPEPDSLIRSAMIMYMTRYTCEPDDSDLIRLLESRLKAEPHPVVRYDIEETLERFDSRRRREAHERLNREGRRPSESTKINDAEEYERVTRSKWITRWFGPPAELRKFDAYCQTAARRVSGAPNAESVRAFLADYRAHGSSSVSDLLIRQRVLDTLGDSRLADHADPSVRRALQETVFEIVQMADLEYPLRNRAIKLQMQVGYDSLERDRVLLVLDRLIRSEQSGHPRSLLEVWKLQMTDPAKLE comes from the coding sequence TTGTACGCGCGACGACCTTATTGGCGGGCTGCGACCTGCATCGCGCTCTTGCTCGGAATCGGGCTTGTCCGTGTCGGAGCACAGGCACAGGATTCAAGCCGCGCCGCGCCTGCCGTCACGACCGGGTTACCGAGCCTCTCCGGAACCGGTTGGTTTAATGTTGACAAACCGCTCACGTGGGAGCGCTTGCGCGGTCGCCCGGTGCTCGTCGAGTTCTGGGCGACGTGGTGCGCGCCGTGCGTGGCGAACATTCCAGTGTTGTGTAAGTTGCAGGATACCTGCCGGGAACAGGGTCTGGTCATCATCGGCATTACCCATGAACCCCCCGAGCGCTTGGAGACAACGCTTCAACGCCGCAACGCAAATTATGCGATCTGCGCCGGGCAGCCCGAAACGCACAATTCATTCGTCCGGTCGATCCCCTATGCCATGTTCGTCAACCCATCCGGAGAGGTGGTTTGGCAGGGGTTTCCGGATGACTTGGAGAATCGAGTCCGAACGTGGATGAAAACGTCGGGCGTGCGCAATGCCGATTCGTTAATCGTACCCGAGGCGCGAACGTGGAAACCCGTCAGTCGTCCACGTGGCGCCGCGGCGTTTGATACCGCGCGCCTGATCGAATTAACCGAGAAATTGGTTGCCAAGGCGGACTCCATTTCACCAAAGGACATTGGACCGCTTTATGAGTTCTACTGGAGGAACCTGCCGCGAACTGACTGGAAGGGCGATTCTTCTGCTCGCTATGAATCGATTCGTTATGCGTGCATTCTGACGAAGGCATTGAAATCGACGGGCAATTCAGCAGCGATGGAGAGCATGCGAAGGGAGTGTTTTGCCCGGATCGCCGGACCTGAACCGGATTCACTGATTCGAAGTGCGATGATTATGTATATGACGAGGTACACGTGTGAACCAGACGATTCGGATTTGATCCGATTGCTCGAGTCTCGTCTGAAAGCCGAGCCTCATCCCGTTGTGCGATACGACATCGAGGAAACACTGGAACGATTTGATAGCCGGCGCAGGCGCGAAGCTCACGAACGGCTGAACCGCGAAGGGCGCAGACCTTCGGAGTCGACCAAGATCAACGATGCCGAAGAATACGAGCGCGTGACTCGTTCCAAGTGGATAACGCGCTGGTTCGGACCGCCGGCCGAGCTACGCAAATTCGATGCCTATTGCCAGACAGCGGCGCGGAGAGTGTCCGGCGCCCCCAACGCCGAATCGGTCCGCGCGTTTCTCGCGGATTACCGCGCGCACGGCTCGTCCAGCGTCAGTGACTTGCTCATTCGACAACGCGTGCTCGACACGTTGGGCGATTCCCGTCTCGCGGATCATGCGGACCCGTCGGTTCGTCGTGCCCTCCAGGAAACGGTATTTGAGATTGTTCAAATGGCCGACCTCGAGTATCCCCTGCGGAACCGCGCGATCAAACTGCAAATGCAAGTCGGGTATGACTCGCTCGAAAGGGATCGAGTTCTGCTTGTTCTTGATCGATTGATTCGAAGTGAGCAATCGGGCCATCCTCGATCGCTGCTCGAAGTCTGGAAACTCCAGATGACCGATCCGGCCAAGCTCGAATAG
- a CDS encoding lamin tail domain-containing protein: MKKQIVIAGLLVGLMSAGAQASIMITEWMYSGANGEFVEITNMGGAPIDLTGWSYDDNSDTCGSVDLSSLGVLQPGQSAVFTEAVEGDFRTAWSLAPTVPVLGGVTDNLGRNDAINIFDASCTLVDRLRYGDQDFVGSIRTQNRSGNPITLAALGANDPYQWKLALDGDEYGSYFSTGLDQGNPGTFVPEPSTLALLTLCGVSLIRRRR, encoded by the coding sequence ATGAAGAAGCAGATCGTCATCGCGGGATTGCTTGTGGGATTGATGTCAGCCGGAGCGCAGGCGTCGATCATGATCACGGAGTGGATGTACTCGGGCGCGAACGGCGAGTTCGTGGAAATCACGAACATGGGCGGCGCGCCAATCGACCTGACCGGCTGGAGCTACGACGACAACAGCGACACCTGCGGCTCGGTCGATCTTAGCTCGCTGGGTGTTCTTCAGCCGGGTCAGTCGGCCGTGTTCACCGAGGCGGTGGAGGGCGACTTCCGCACGGCGTGGAGTCTCGCGCCGACGGTGCCCGTTCTGGGCGGCGTGACCGACAACCTCGGCCGCAACGACGCGATCAACATTTTTGATGCGTCGTGCACACTTGTGGATCGCCTTCGATACGGCGATCAGGACTTTGTCGGCTCGATCCGAACGCAGAATCGCAGCGGCAACCCGATCACGCTCGCGGCCCTCGGCGCGAACGACCCCTACCAGTGGAAGCTGGCGCTGGACGGAGACGAATACGGTTCGTATTTCTCGACCGGACTGGATCAGGGCAACCCCGGCACGTTCGTCCCCGAGCCGAGCACGCTGGCGCTGCTGACGCTGTGCGGCGTGAGCCTGATTCGCCGGCGGCGATAA
- a CDS encoding TlpA family protein disulfide reductase: MKDPFRHHAACLCMVAVFIGIAVSRATAQSPTVSVSDQEKLCAFDSGAWLNVAHKLNWSELKNRPVLLEFWASWCPSCIRQIPRLNTLQKRFEDRGLIIIGVTEEAPSRAFAYAKKLGMGYAVCANQRTPGVSMLPTSILIDPNGVIVLEATGDIPMDQLAARLEKCPKVNLPSLLRAGHIVGYTENRPPRSRGYDQAALQDEIHRIINKVEAGDSDAALAIAGLFEYFSRNLPVGDWQGDRECRSEVLDCVFELHAVLGKYAKQSGLLQLRHELKQAIALHDPDWPNRATLARQVGSVYLAGDQSAITFLQDELKRENNPVVQLHLTNSLQRLDTSRTYPQRQISRCDTAIRQYQEARDKWSAKFLGMPRDIKQFEATADRLDKIMHEEAIEAVIESFAGELSRHRTDSRQDLLLRNHILERAGMLTAIRKLSSSEKQLFQEWLFQLFQKDEQDWRLRLKTWLALDAAGVEWLDQDQVRRVLEARIQSEQVPDVRAYLELGKMELNNKAKKAFAGSP; the protein is encoded by the coding sequence ATGAAAGATCCATTCCGCCATCACGCGGCCTGTCTATGCATGGTTGCTGTATTCATCGGCATTGCTGTTTCGAGGGCAACAGCGCAGTCACCGACAGTATCCGTCAGCGATCAGGAGAAATTGTGCGCATTTGATTCGGGTGCCTGGTTGAACGTAGCGCACAAGTTAAATTGGAGTGAATTGAAAAACCGGCCGGTCTTGCTCGAGTTCTGGGCGTCGTGGTGCCCATCCTGTATTCGTCAGATTCCTCGCCTGAATACACTTCAAAAGCGATTTGAGGATCGAGGGCTGATTATCATCGGCGTGACGGAAGAAGCTCCTTCGCGGGCATTCGCATACGCGAAAAAACTGGGTATGGGATACGCCGTCTGCGCGAATCAGCGAACACCCGGCGTATCGATGCTGCCGACAAGCATCTTAATTGATCCGAACGGCGTCATCGTGCTTGAGGCAACCGGCGATATTCCGATGGACCAGTTAGCCGCTCGGCTGGAAAAGTGTCCAAAAGTCAATTTACCGAGCTTGCTTCGCGCTGGTCACATCGTCGGATATACCGAGAATCGTCCCCCGCGTAGCCGCGGGTATGATCAAGCCGCCCTGCAGGACGAAATTCATCGGATCATCAACAAGGTTGAGGCTGGCGATTCGGATGCGGCTTTGGCAATTGCAGGTCTTTTTGAGTATTTTTCGAGAAACCTTCCGGTCGGGGACTGGCAGGGCGACCGCGAATGTCGTTCGGAAGTATTGGACTGTGTTTTTGAACTACATGCGGTGTTAGGCAAATATGCTAAGCAATCTGGCCTACTGCAATTGAGACATGAACTGAAGCAGGCAATCGCATTGCACGATCCGGACTGGCCGAATCGTGCGACTCTGGCCAGGCAAGTGGGCAGTGTTTATCTCGCAGGCGACCAGAGCGCCATCACGTTTCTACAGGATGAATTAAAGCGTGAGAACAACCCCGTTGTTCAGTTGCACTTGACGAACTCCCTTCAGCGACTCGACACATCACGGACTTATCCGCAGCGTCAGATTTCACGTTGCGATACGGCAATCCGGCAATACCAGGAAGCGCGCGACAAATGGAGCGCGAAGTTTCTTGGAATGCCCCGCGATATCAAGCAGTTCGAGGCAACTGCCGACCGTCTGGATAAGATCATGCACGAGGAGGCCATCGAGGCCGTAATAGAATCTTTTGCGGGTGAATTATCGCGCCATCGCACGGACAGTCGGCAAGACCTGCTCCTGCGCAACCACATTCTCGAACGTGCGGGAATGCTCACCGCCATTCGAAAACTGTCCAGTTCTGAAAAGCAGCTATTCCAAGAATGGCTGTTTCAACTGTTTCAGAAGGACGAGCAGGATTGGAGGCTCCGACTGAAAACATGGCTTGCGCTTGACGCTGCCGGCGTCGAATGGTTGGATCAGGATCAAGTCAGGCGCGTCCTCGAAGCCAGAATTCAAAGCGAGCAGGTACCTGATGTTCGCGCGTACCTCGAACTTGGCAAAATGGAATTGAACAACAAGGCCAAAAAAGCCTTTGCAGGCTCACCCTGA
- a CDS encoding CofH family radical SAM protein — protein MYFDASIHELGRRAFDVTQRLHPEDYRTYVVDRNINYANWCTAKCIFCNFKADVPGQPSGRTDLPAGYTLSFDEIGRKIEELVAIGGTQILMQGGLVPGEGEAGLPFEWYLDLMRFIRRNFPTIHIHAFSPPEIFAFSQIFGMSLHDVLARLMEAGLDSVPGGGGEILSDRVRGKIGIGKTLTGEWLEVMRQCHILGMRTSCTMMFGHIETLDERLEHLRLLRDLQDESLARGNGGGFGAFICWTFQPDHTPLGRMRPLPDAPEFRHGRSGRPLNDGKHLLLADANEYLTMLALSRVYLDNIPHIQSSWVTMGPKIGQLALFFGANDMGSVMMEENVVSAAGTTYRLDEAMIRRLIEDAGWRAVKRDYHYRPIE, from the coding sequence ATGTACTTCGACGCGTCGATCCACGAACTGGGCCGGCGTGCCTTCGACGTGACACAGCGGTTGCATCCCGAGGACTACCGCACCTACGTTGTTGATCGCAACATCAACTACGCGAACTGGTGCACGGCCAAGTGCATCTTCTGCAACTTCAAGGCCGACGTGCCGGGGCAACCCAGCGGCCGCACCGATCTGCCCGCCGGGTACACGTTGAGTTTCGACGAGATCGGGCGAAAGATCGAGGAACTGGTCGCGATCGGCGGAACGCAGATTCTGATGCAAGGCGGTCTCGTGCCGGGCGAGGGCGAGGCGGGGCTGCCGTTCGAGTGGTATCTCGATCTGATGCGGTTCATCCGGCGGAACTTTCCGACGATTCACATTCACGCGTTCAGCCCGCCGGAGATTTTCGCGTTCTCGCAGATTTTCGGCATGAGCCTTCACGACGTGCTGGCGCGGCTGATGGAGGCGGGGCTGGACAGCGTGCCGGGCGGCGGCGGGGAGATTCTCTCCGACCGGGTGCGCGGCAAGATCGGCATCGGCAAGACGCTGACCGGCGAGTGGCTGGAGGTGATGCGGCAGTGCCATATTCTTGGCATGCGCACAAGCTGCACCATGATGTTCGGGCACATCGAGACGCTCGACGAGCGACTGGAGCACCTGCGGCTGCTGCGCGATTTGCAGGACGAGTCCCTCGCCCGCGGCAACGGCGGCGGGTTCGGGGCGTTCATCTGCTGGACGTTCCAGCCGGACCACACGCCGCTGGGGCGGATGCGGCCGCTGCCGGACGCGCCGGAATTCCGCCACGGGCGATCGGGCAGGCCGCTCAACGACGGGAAGCACCTGCTGCTGGCCGACGCGAACGAGTATCTCACGATGCTGGCCCTGTCGCGGGTTTATTTAGACAACATACCACATATTCAATCAAGCTGGGTGACGATGGGGCCGAAGATCGGGCAGCTTGCCCTGTTCTTCGGCGCGAACGACATGGGTAGCGTGATGATGGAGGAGAACGTCGTCAGCGCCGCGGGCACGACCTATCGCCTCGACGAAGCCATGATCCGCCGGTTGATCGAAGACGCCGGCTGGCGCGCCGTGAAGCGGGACTACCACTACCGGCCGATCGAGTGA
- a CDS encoding dual specificity protein phosphatase family protein translates to MALQGIKRLLLQAFVRVGYWPSLLAGRLMYRLGLWRQWDILDEHVILGAIPVGGDLKRLRALGVTAIINLCEEFPGERQKLAALGMTQLHLPTLDYHCPSLDDINKALDFIRTHTGSGGKRPSAANPFERIYIHCKAGRGRSAAVALCYLMASRGLTAADAAKLLKQLRPAVRRGIHEQGPIRAFEAGWREKRAKWRHGK, encoded by the coding sequence ATGGCACTGCAAGGAATCAAACGGCTGCTGCTTCAAGCGTTCGTTCGCGTTGGCTACTGGCCGTCACTGCTGGCGGGACGGTTGATGTACCGGCTGGGCCTCTGGCGGCAGTGGGACATCCTTGACGAGCATGTCATTCTCGGCGCGATTCCCGTCGGCGGTGATTTGAAGCGCTTGCGCGCGCTCGGCGTCACCGCGATCATCAACCTCTGCGAGGAGTTCCCCGGCGAACGGCAAAAGCTGGCCGCCCTCGGCATGACGCAACTTCACCTGCCGACGCTCGATTATCACTGCCCCTCGCTCGATGACATTAACAAGGCACTCGATTTCATCCGAACGCACACGGGTTCCGGCGGCAAACGTCCTTCCGCGGCGAATCCGTTCGAAAGAATCTATATCCATTGCAAGGCCGGCCGCGGCCGCAGCGCCGCCGTCGCGCTGTGTTACTTGATGGCCTCGCGCGGCCTGACTGCCGCCGACGCCGCGAAATTGCTCAAGCAGCTCCGCCCGGCCGTGCGGCGGGGGATTCACGAGCAGGGGCCTATTCGAGCGTTCGAGGCGGGCTGGCGGGAAAAGCGGGCGAAATGGCGACACGGAAAGTAA
- a CDS encoding type II secretion system protein produces the protein MPLHVSNPARRRLMIPVQSPKQSKAESSARARAFTLIELLVAISIIALMVSLLLPAMSAARQTGTAAQCLGNLRTLGQGLVMYTTDHADQLVPGRLPRIDDDNWRTLILGGFKYRPTFLAMMGTNVGIQAFADPMPSATLFDLFGEKGDRQNYSSRVYVCPATPEWTDERNGSYGYNYSFLGNSRLKTTSDITSFKNWPVSVTRIKDPSRTVAVADSMGTAATEGVDHRMAYANNANEPERFGNEGFNLDPPKIAPVNGESAGYPSERTAVDPRHLKKSSVMFVDTHVESMTPSQLGYQFGPHGEYLFDGNNSLWSGTGRDEAWVQN, from the coding sequence ATGCCCCTGCACGTTTCGAATCCCGCTCGGAGACGGCTAATGATCCCAGTCCAGAGTCCTAAGCAGTCGAAAGCGGAATCCTCCGCGCGCGCGCGGGCCTTCACGCTGATCGAACTGCTCGTCGCCATCTCCATCATCGCGCTGATGGTCTCGCTGCTGCTGCCCGCCATGTCCGCCGCGCGTCAGACCGGCACGGCCGCACAGTGCCTGGGTAACCTGCGCACCCTCGGGCAGGGACTTGTTATGTATACCACCGATCACGCCGACCAGCTTGTCCCGGGCCGGCTGCCGAGGATCGACGATGACAATTGGCGCACGCTGATCCTGGGCGGCTTCAAGTATCGGCCGACTTTTCTGGCGATGATGGGGACGAACGTCGGCATCCAGGCGTTCGCCGACCCGATGCCCAGCGCGACCCTGTTCGACCTGTTCGGCGAGAAGGGCGACCGGCAGAACTACAGCAGCCGCGTCTATGTCTGCCCCGCCACGCCCGAATGGACCGATGAGCGCAACGGCTCCTACGGCTACAACTACTCGTTCCTCGGCAACTCTCGATTAAAGACAACGAGCGATATCACGTCGTTCAAGAACTGGCCCGTCTCGGTCACGCGGATCAAGGACCCGTCGCGCACGGTGGCCGTCGCGGACAGCATGGGCACGGCCGCCACCGAAGGCGTGGATCATCGGATGGCGTACGCGAACAATGCGAACGAGCCGGAGCGGTTCGGCAATGAGGGCTTCAATCTCGACCCGCCGAAGATCGCGCCCGTCAACGGCGAGTCGGCCGGCTATCCATCGGAGCGCACGGCCGTCGACCCGCGCCACCTGAAAAAGAGCAGCGTCATGTTTGTCGACACGCACGTGGAGTCGATGACGCCGAGCCAGTTGGGCTACCAGTTCGGGCCGCACGGCGAGTATCTCTTCGACGGGAACAATTCGCTCTGGTCGGGCACCGGCCGCGATGAGGCGTGGGTGCAGAATTGA